From one Luteipulveratus mongoliensis genomic stretch:
- a CDS encoding ferritin-like fold-containing protein, with protein sequence MAPSTGRDLSDPTFRASVIELCGALAYGELVGFFTIVHDAQTAPRLAYRVALAKVASNEFTQYERLVGRIEELGGDPEEAMAPFTASFDEWVRRTPPSSWLEGLMKVYAGNTLASDFYREISAYVDPQTRDLVKEVLQDSGQAEFAAQELRQAIADDPAIAGRLALFGRRLIGEALSQAQRVAADRDAITMLLVDDGSGHGADLAEMTQIFARITQGHTDRMEALGLSA encoded by the coding sequence ATGGCACCCAGCACCGGCCGAGACCTCTCCGACCCCACATTCCGCGCCAGCGTGATCGAGCTGTGCGGCGCTCTGGCGTACGGCGAGCTCGTCGGGTTCTTCACCATCGTGCACGACGCGCAGACCGCTCCGCGGCTGGCCTACCGGGTCGCGCTCGCGAAGGTCGCGTCCAACGAGTTCACCCAGTACGAGCGGCTGGTGGGCCGGATCGAGGAGCTCGGTGGCGACCCGGAGGAAGCCATGGCGCCCTTCACCGCGAGCTTCGACGAGTGGGTCCGGCGGACTCCGCCGAGCAGCTGGCTCGAGGGTCTGATGAAGGTCTACGCCGGCAACACGCTCGCCTCGGACTTCTACCGCGAGATCTCGGCGTACGTCGACCCGCAGACCCGCGACCTGGTCAAGGAGGTCCTGCAGGACAGCGGCCAGGCGGAGTTCGCGGCGCAGGAGCTGCGGCAGGCCATCGCGGACGACCCGGCCATCGCGGGCCGGCTGGCCCTGTTCGGGCGGCGGCTCATCGGCGAGGCGCTGTCGCAGGCTCAGCGCGTGGCGGCGGACCGGGACGCGATCACCATGCTCCTGGTCGACGACGGCTCCGGCCACGGCGCCGACCTGGCCGAGATGACGCAGATCTTCGCGCGTATCACCCAGGGGCACACGGACCGTATGGAGGCGTTGGGCCTGTCGGCCTGA
- a CDS encoding DEAD/DEAH box helicase yields the protein MTDQITSTTEAQAPAEPTFADFDVHPDIVGALRDAGIITPFPIQAMTLPVALAGHDIIGQAKTGTGKTLGFGVPILNRVVAPGDAAYDDMPAPGKPQALAVAPTRELAVQVSGDIERAGRARGIRVLTVYGGRAYEPQIEALRKGVEVVVGTPGRLIDLANQGYLDLSYVRSVVLDEADEMLDLGFLPDVEKLLAMTPASRQTMLFSATMPGAVVALARRYMTQPTHIRAMNEEGDDGHTVKAIEQFVYRAHAMDKVEMLARILQAKDRGLTIIFTRTKRTAAKVADDLVERGFAAAAIHGDLGQGAREQALRAFRAGKVDILVATDVAARGIDVDHVTHVINYQCTEDEKTYVHRIGRTGRAGNTGIAVTFVDWDDMPRWALINKALDLGIPEPVETYSSSEHFYEDLDIPQGATGTLPRSSRTRAGLGAEKVEDLGETGKSGGRGGAPAGRGHGRSGGGRGSKTSDRPQTNASETPRAEGERGTGDAARRRRRRRTRGGDKPAAGSQD from the coding sequence ATGACCGACCAGATCACCAGCACGACCGAGGCGCAGGCCCCGGCCGAGCCCACCTTCGCCGACTTCGACGTGCACCCCGATATCGTCGGTGCGCTGCGCGACGCCGGCATCATCACCCCGTTCCCGATCCAGGCGATGACCCTTCCGGTCGCGCTGGCCGGGCACGACATCATCGGCCAGGCCAAGACCGGCACGGGCAAGACCCTCGGCTTCGGCGTCCCGATCCTCAACCGTGTGGTCGCCCCCGGCGATGCCGCGTACGACGACATGCCGGCTCCCGGCAAGCCGCAGGCTCTCGCGGTCGCGCCGACCCGCGAGCTCGCGGTGCAGGTGTCCGGCGACATCGAGCGGGCCGGCCGGGCCCGCGGCATCCGGGTCCTGACCGTCTACGGCGGTCGCGCGTACGAGCCCCAGATCGAGGCGCTGCGCAAGGGCGTCGAGGTCGTCGTCGGCACACCCGGGCGCCTGATCGACCTGGCCAACCAGGGCTACCTGGACCTGTCGTACGTCCGCTCCGTCGTCCTCGACGAGGCCGACGAGATGCTGGACCTGGGCTTCCTGCCCGACGTCGAGAAGCTCCTGGCGATGACGCCGGCGTCCCGTCAGACGATGCTGTTCAGCGCCACCATGCCGGGTGCGGTCGTCGCCCTGGCGCGTCGCTACATGACGCAGCCGACGCACATCCGCGCGATGAACGAGGAAGGCGACGACGGCCACACCGTCAAGGCCATCGAGCAGTTCGTCTACCGCGCGCACGCGATGGACAAGGTCGAGATGCTGGCCCGCATCCTGCAGGCCAAGGACCGCGGCCTGACCATCATCTTCACCCGCACCAAGCGCACCGCAGCCAAGGTCGCCGACGACCTGGTCGAGCGCGGCTTCGCAGCTGCTGCCATCCACGGCGACCTCGGCCAGGGCGCCCGCGAGCAGGCGCTGCGTGCCTTCCGCGCCGGCAAGGTCGACATCCTCGTGGCCACCGACGTGGCGGCGCGAGGGATCGACGTGGACCACGTGACCCACGTGATCAACTACCAGTGCACTGAGGACGAGAAGACCTACGTCCACCGCATCGGCCGCACCGGCCGCGCCGGCAACACCGGCATCGCGGTGACCTTCGTCGACTGGGACGACATGCCGCGCTGGGCGCTGATCAACAAGGCGCTCGACCTCGGCATCCCGGAGCCCGTCGAGACCTACTCCTCCTCGGAGCACTTCTACGAGGACCTCGACATCCCGCAGGGCGCGACCGGCACCCTGCCCAGGTCCTCCCGTACCCGTGCCGGCCTCGGCGCGGAGAAGGTCGAGGACCTCGGCGAGACGGGCAAGTCCGGCGGCCGTGGCGGCGCTCCGGCAGGACGTGGTCACGGACGTTCGGGAGGCGGGCGTGGGTCCAAGACCTCCGACCGTCCTCAGACCAACGCGTCCGAGACGCCGCGCGCGGAGGGTGAGCGTGGCACGGGCGACGCAGCCCGCCGGCGTCGGCGTCGTCGTACGCGTGGTGGCGACAAGCCGGCCGCGGGCAGCCAGGACTGA
- a CDS encoding GlsB/YeaQ/YmgE family stress response membrane protein, with protein sequence MIGDIIGFIVLGAIIGALARLVLPGKQDIGWAATIIIGIIGAFVGGLITRAIVGDDHRWIGYVVSIAIGALGVAVYAGMEAKKVRSTLPTDLSGNSRAS encoded by the coding sequence ATGATCGGCGACATCATCGGATTTATCGTCCTCGGTGCCATCATCGGCGCTCTGGCACGGCTCGTTCTGCCCGGCAAGCAGGACATCGGCTGGGCCGCGACCATCATCATCGGCATCATCGGCGCGTTCGTCGGTGGCCTCATCACCCGTGCGATCGTGGGCGACGACCACCGCTGGATCGGCTACGTCGTGAGCATCGCGATCGGTGCGCTGGGCGTCGCGGTCTACGCGGGCATGGAGGCCAAGAAGGTTCGCTCGACCTTGCCGACCGACCTGAGTGGCAACAGCCGCGCGAGCTGA
- a CDS encoding alpha/beta hydrolase, protein MKTAQREKVRFISGGIECAAWHYPGTNGACVVMAGGGGVPKEPGTDRFAARFHADGFTVLAFDYRHLGESGGTPRQVVRAQTQLEDWSAAVAFAGTLGDVDPDRIAAWGFSLSGGHVFRVAADNRVAAAIAQTPFADGLAAVPNTLRHETLGVVLRFPLLALRDAVRGLLGRDPLVVPLVGPRGTVAMLTTPDAQDGSRALNPDNRYPEWQQTIAARSVLPLGSYRPGRSAARIECPLLVLVCDADQSVLAAPAVRAADLAPRSELVRLPGGHYAPFLDEHERAIDVELDFLRRHLLEVGARGA, encoded by the coding sequence ATGAAGACAGCACAGCGCGAGAAGGTCCGGTTCATCAGTGGTGGAATCGAGTGCGCAGCCTGGCACTACCCCGGCACCAACGGCGCGTGCGTCGTCATGGCCGGCGGCGGGGGCGTACCCAAGGAGCCGGGCACCGACCGCTTCGCCGCGCGGTTCCATGCGGACGGATTCACCGTGCTCGCCTTCGACTACCGGCACCTCGGTGAGAGCGGCGGTACGCCCCGCCAGGTGGTGCGCGCGCAGACGCAGCTCGAGGACTGGAGCGCCGCTGTCGCCTTCGCCGGGACGCTCGGCGACGTCGATCCGGATCGGATCGCCGCGTGGGGCTTCTCCCTGTCAGGCGGGCACGTGTTCCGGGTGGCGGCCGACAACCGCGTCGCGGCGGCCATCGCCCAGACGCCGTTCGCAGACGGTCTGGCGGCCGTCCCGAACACACTGCGCCATGAGACGTTGGGCGTCGTCCTGCGCTTCCCGTTGCTGGCCCTGCGCGATGCCGTACGCGGTCTGCTCGGTCGCGATCCGCTGGTCGTTCCGCTGGTGGGGCCCCGCGGGACGGTCGCCATGCTGACCACACCCGACGCGCAGGACGGCTCAAGGGCCCTGAACCCCGACAACCGTTATCCCGAGTGGCAGCAGACCATCGCAGCGCGATCGGTGCTCCCGCTGGGCTCGTACCGCCCGGGCCGGTCCGCCGCTCGCATCGAGTGCCCGTTGCTCGTACTGGTCTGCGACGCAGACCAGTCGGTCCTGGCGGCTCCCGCCGTGCGCGCAGCGGACCTCGCCCCGAGGTCGGAGCTGGTTCGGCTGCCCGGCGGCCACTACGCGCCGTTCCTCGATGAGCACGAGCGAGCCATCGACGTAGAGCTGGACTTCCTCCGACGCCACCTGCTCGAGGTGGGTGCGCGAGGCGCATAG
- a CDS encoding DUF3107 domain-containing protein, whose translation MEVRIGVQNVAREVVIQSEQNSDEVQKLVLAALESGKPLTLIDERGHSVTVPANVLGYVDVGSEQKGRVGFGS comes from the coding sequence GTGGAGGTCAGGATCGGCGTGCAGAACGTCGCACGCGAAGTCGTCATCCAGTCCGAACAGAACTCGGACGAGGTTCAAAAGCTCGTTCTCGCCGCCCTGGAGTCGGGCAAGCCACTCACCCTCATCGACGAGCGTGGTCACAGCGTGACCGTGCCGGCCAACGTCCTTGGCTACGTCGACGTCGGCTCGGAGCAGAAGGGTCGCGTCGGCTTCGGCAGCTGA
- a CDS encoding response regulator transcription factor, with product MSPGDQEAHPFSPATVAVLRNTDRRLRAADRGDLTRRYAACKAALTGLAPLDAFYIGYFKSENSLVITYIFDGDQYLAPEVLFYSPGGVTHWVRTSRKPYLSREDNGRMLHRGAPLGDAAQLSQDAIVVPLLDHKSGEAVGMMSAQSLKPDVFSEEFLRAMEWVGRALMQSVARDDDDADSLGLYELYPELDSSRVQNEADLVNRIGEKLDELRLLLGDLTDQAKEAGGPELGRAVDSARQLAERVQTEVAELVRVHEPRILHLDLTSREVEIAALIARDGLSNGALASQLHISEKTVKTHVGNILRKLGVTQRSAIAWTLPPEVLAATEDPRGPRTIGAKRSAHVP from the coding sequence ATGAGCCCAGGGGATCAGGAAGCGCATCCATTCAGCCCGGCCACGGTGGCCGTGCTGCGCAACACCGACCGACGTCTGCGGGCCGCAGATCGTGGTGACCTGACCCGACGCTACGCGGCCTGCAAGGCTGCCCTGACCGGGCTGGCGCCGCTCGATGCGTTCTACATCGGCTACTTCAAGAGCGAGAACAGCCTCGTCATCACCTACATCTTCGATGGCGACCAGTACCTCGCTCCCGAGGTGCTGTTCTACTCCCCCGGTGGCGTCACGCACTGGGTCCGCACGTCGCGCAAGCCCTACCTGTCCCGCGAGGACAACGGGCGGATGCTGCACCGCGGAGCGCCCCTGGGCGATGCGGCGCAGCTCTCACAGGACGCCATCGTGGTGCCGCTGCTGGATCACAAGTCGGGTGAGGCGGTCGGGATGATGAGTGCCCAGAGCCTCAAGCCCGACGTGTTCTCCGAGGAGTTCCTGCGCGCCATGGAGTGGGTGGGCCGCGCGCTCATGCAGTCCGTCGCCCGCGACGACGACGACGCGGACTCCCTCGGCCTCTACGAGCTCTACCCCGAGCTGGACAGCAGCCGCGTGCAGAACGAGGCGGACCTGGTCAACCGGATCGGCGAGAAGCTCGATGAGCTGCGGCTCCTGCTCGGCGACCTGACCGACCAGGCCAAGGAGGCCGGCGGACCCGAGCTCGGCCGAGCCGTCGACAGCGCTCGCCAGCTGGCCGAGCGCGTACAGACCGAGGTGGCGGAGCTGGTCCGCGTGCACGAGCCGCGCATCCTGCACCTGGACCTCACCAGCCGCGAGGTCGAGATCGCCGCGCTGATCGCGCGGGACGGCCTGTCCAACGGCGCGCTGGCGTCCCAGCTGCACATCTCTGAGAAGACCGTGAAGACCCACGTCGGCAACATCCTGCGCAAGCTGGGCGTGACTCAGCGCTCGGCGATTGCGTGGACGCTGCCGCCTGAGGTGCTGGCCGCGACCGAAGACCCGCGTGGTCCTAGGACCATCGGCGCCAAAAGATCAGCCCACGTCCCATAG